Proteins encoded within one genomic window of Aerosakkonema funiforme FACHB-1375:
- the thyX gene encoding FAD-dependent thymidylate synthase — protein MDRFRVEVIAKTPNPQQVVYAALHQDYTEAFVFDERDSWPSESSCGEIIVKRLLAGERGHYGPLEHPQIVFNCGYFPHSVMQQARTHRVGVSFDVQSFRYTGNQFIDVAEGKKDIEEVFYLRPVGDYTDRQGKKYYYSLEQRQADLKWCIEAARRYKADVEAGMSEEHARGKLPFDYRQHFVVSFNLRSFLHFCDLRNKKNAQLEIQKLCELMWPHFQDWVPAIAEWYEINRLGKARLAP, from the coding sequence ATGGATCGATTTCGAGTAGAAGTTATTGCCAAAACACCAAATCCTCAGCAGGTAGTCTATGCCGCTCTCCACCAAGATTATACAGAGGCTTTTGTGTTTGACGAGCGCGACTCGTGGCCTTCAGAGTCAAGCTGCGGTGAGATTATTGTCAAGCGCCTTTTAGCGGGTGAAAGGGGACATTATGGCCCATTAGAGCATCCCCAGATTGTGTTTAATTGCGGTTATTTTCCTCATAGCGTAATGCAGCAAGCGCGGACTCATCGTGTTGGGGTATCCTTTGATGTGCAGTCATTTCGGTATACAGGCAATCAATTTATTGATGTAGCAGAAGGCAAGAAAGATATAGAAGAAGTTTTCTATCTTCGTCCAGTGGGTGATTACACTGACCGTCAAGGTAAAAAATACTATTATTCATTAGAGCAACGGCAAGCAGATTTAAAATGGTGCATCGAAGCAGCAAGGCGATACAAAGCTGATGTTGAGGCAGGGATGTCTGAGGAACACGCCAGAGGTAAGTTACCTTTTGATTACCGCCAGCATTTTGTGGTCAGCTTTAATTTAAGGTCTTTTCTGCATTTTTGCGACTTGAGAAATAAGAAAAATGCACAATTGGAAATTCAAAAACTATGCGAACTGATGTGGCCACACTTTCAAGATTGGGTGCCAGCAATTGCAGAGTGGTACGAAATTAATCGCCTTGGTAAAGCCAGGTTAGCACCTTGA
- the sfsA gene encoding DNA/RNA nuclease SfsA, producing the protein MTYDRIYCYPTLYPGILLKRYKRFFADIELATGEVITAHCPNTGPMTGVCTAGSLVQVSLSNNPKRKLPYTWEMIQVSDNEPTWVGVNTGLPNQVVKLVLQKHLIPQLGNYSQIRGEVPYGLDKSSRVDFLLTGTDLERPIYLEVKNTTWAKERLALFPDTETTRGQKHLRELMRLLPEARAVMLYFINRGDCTHFAPGDSADTVYGKLLREAVARGVEVLPCRFETKPDGIRYLGLADFLPSMPLLKINT; encoded by the coding sequence ATGACATACGATCGGATTTACTGTTACCCAACTCTCTATCCCGGCATTTTGCTTAAACGCTATAAGCGTTTTTTTGCAGATATAGAATTAGCTACAGGTGAGGTAATTACAGCTCATTGTCCGAATACCGGGCCGATGACGGGGGTCTGCACTGCCGGTAGTTTGGTACAGGTTTCTTTAAGCAACAATCCCAAACGCAAATTGCCTTATACCTGGGAAATGATTCAAGTTTCGGATAACGAACCGACTTGGGTAGGAGTGAATACCGGTCTACCAAACCAAGTAGTGAAGCTAGTTTTACAAAAACATTTAATTCCGCAACTGGGAAATTACAGCCAGATTCGAGGTGAAGTGCCTTACGGTTTGGATAAAAGCAGTCGTGTGGATTTTTTGTTGACGGGAACTGATTTGGAACGACCTATATATTTGGAAGTAAAAAATACTACTTGGGCAAAAGAGAGACTGGCGCTATTTCCCGATACGGAAACGACGCGGGGACAGAAGCACTTGCGAGAACTGATGCGGCTACTACCCGAAGCGCGAGCGGTGATGCTCTATTTTATCAATCGCGGTGACTGCACTCACTTTGCGCCTGGAGATTCTGCCGACACTGTTTATGGCAAACTGTTAAGAGAAGCAGTGGCACGAGGAGTGGAAGTTTTGCCCTGTCGTTTTGAAACTAAGCCGGATGGTATTCGTTATTTGGGGTTGGCAGATTTTCTTCCTTCTATGCCACTATTAAAGATTAATACATAG
- the murJ gene encoding murein biosynthesis integral membrane protein MurJ — MSAIKKPSRTLAGIAGIVAVATLISKVFGLVRQQAIAAAFGVGAAANAYSYAYILPGFLLILLGGINGPFHSAVVSVLAKRGKEEAAPIVETITTIVGAALLLVTIATTIFAEPLINLVAPGLSDTSGVGSLTKAIAIQQLQIMAPMALFAGLIGIGFATLNAADQYWLPSISPLFSSITVIGGIAVLAMQLGHKITLPEYAILGGQVLAVGTLAGAFLQWLVQVVAQWRAGLGTLRLRFDFQHPGVRETIRLMGPATFSSGMMHINVYTDLFFASFIPKAAAALSYAGLLVQTPLGIISNVLLVPFLPIFSRLAAPEDWPELKVRIRQGLILTALTMLPLGAIMVSLSVPIVRVVYERGAFDRDASKLVASLLVAYGIGMFFYLGRDVLVRVFYGLGDGDTPFRISVFNIFLKALLNFIFVQPFGAPGLVLSTMGVNLTSMVMLLWCLNRKLNGLPWREWGIPLIWLTAGSAIAGVTSWGTNWGLQQILGSEGLLIQLLQLSVAGLVGLCLFAVFAIQLKLPEVDIFVSRIRQRFFRGSKG; from the coding sequence GTGTCTGCAATCAAAAAACCCTCTCGAACTCTGGCTGGAATTGCGGGAATTGTCGCAGTTGCAACCTTAATCAGTAAAGTGTTTGGCTTGGTACGCCAGCAAGCGATCGCCGCCGCCTTTGGAGTCGGTGCAGCCGCCAACGCCTACAGCTACGCCTATATTCTCCCAGGTTTTTTGTTAATCTTGCTAGGCGGCATCAATGGGCCATTTCACAGCGCCGTAGTCAGTGTACTGGCAAAGCGCGGTAAAGAAGAAGCCGCTCCCATTGTAGAGACAATCACAACTATTGTTGGTGCAGCTTTGCTACTGGTGACGATCGCCACCACGATCTTTGCCGAACCGCTGATCAACTTAGTCGCACCGGGACTTAGCGATACATCAGGGGTAGGTTCCCTCACGAAAGCGATCGCCATCCAACAACTTCAGATTATGGCACCGATGGCGCTCTTTGCCGGACTGATCGGCATCGGTTTTGCCACCCTTAACGCCGCAGATCAATATTGGCTACCCTCCATCAGCCCCCTATTTTCCAGCATCACAGTCATTGGGGGAATTGCCGTTTTAGCAATGCAGCTGGGCCACAAAATTACCCTCCCCGAATACGCCATCCTGGGAGGACAGGTTTTAGCTGTAGGAACCCTTGCCGGTGCATTCTTGCAGTGGTTAGTGCAGGTAGTGGCCCAGTGGCGAGCGGGTTTGGGAACATTGCGCCTGCGCTTCGACTTCCAGCATCCTGGCGTGCGCGAAACAATCAGACTCATGGGGCCGGCCACTTTTTCCTCCGGGATGATGCACATAAACGTTTACACCGACTTATTCTTTGCATCCTTCATCCCCAAAGCCGCCGCCGCCTTAAGCTATGCCGGATTGTTAGTGCAAACGCCTCTAGGAATTATTTCCAATGTTTTGTTAGTACCTTTTTTACCCATATTTTCCCGACTCGCCGCCCCGGAAGATTGGCCGGAATTAAAAGTGCGAATTCGTCAGGGATTAATTCTCACTGCGCTTACCATGTTACCTCTGGGTGCGATCATGGTTTCCCTTTCCGTCCCAATTGTACGAGTAGTTTACGAACGGGGAGCATTCGATCGCGACGCATCCAAATTAGTAGCATCCCTGCTAGTCGCTTACGGCATCGGGATGTTTTTCTACTTAGGTCGAGATGTACTGGTGCGAGTATTTTATGGTTTGGGAGATGGAGACACACCTTTTCGGATCAGCGTGTTCAATATCTTTCTCAAAGCTTTGTTGAATTTTATTTTTGTGCAACCTTTTGGCGCACCCGGTTTGGTTCTTTCCACAATGGGAGTAAACCTCACCTCAATGGTAATGTTGTTGTGGTGTCTCAACCGCAAACTCAACGGTTTGCCCTGGCGCGAATGGGGAATACCGTTAATATGGTTGACTGCTGGTAGTGCGATCGCAGGTGTCACCAGTTGGGGTACGAATTGGGGTTTGCAACAAATTTTGGGCAGCGAAGGTTTGCTAATTCAACTACTGCAATTAAGCGTCGCCGGGTTAGTCGGCTTATGCCTATTCGCTGTATTTGCCATTCAATTGAAGTTGCCAGAAGTCGATATTTTTGTCTCCCGTATCCGCCAACGATTTTTCAGAGGGTCTAAGGGCTAG
- the tmk gene encoding dTMP kinase, which translates to MKNLFIVFEGIDGSGTSTQAALLKDYFTAKGRGAVLTCEPSNGPIGNLIRQAMKKRVLFVNDTQKFDEQMAYLFAADRHDHLYNEVDGVYKLLKDNLTVIGTRYYFSSLAYNWHTPEDREFISRLNQKFPNPDLVVYIDIPAELGVTRIGDRSVKEIYENQEKLAKVRKNYQEIFSNYDGLVFQVDGTQDKETVREKIVTFIEENFD; encoded by the coding sequence ATGAAAAATTTGTTTATCGTTTTTGAAGGCATCGATGGCTCTGGCACTTCGACCCAAGCTGCTCTGCTGAAGGATTATTTTACAGCTAAAGGTCGAGGGGCGGTGTTAACTTGCGAGCCGTCGAATGGGCCGATCGGCAATTTGATTCGGCAGGCCATGAAGAAAAGGGTATTGTTTGTTAACGATACCCAGAAGTTTGACGAACAAATGGCTTATTTATTTGCAGCCGATCGCCACGATCACCTATACAATGAAGTGGACGGGGTGTATAAGTTACTTAAGGATAATTTAACAGTTATCGGTACTAGATATTATTTTTCTTCTTTAGCATATAATTGGCATACGCCAGAGGATAGGGAATTTATCAGCAGGTTAAATCAAAAATTTCCCAATCCGGATTTAGTAGTGTATATTGATATACCCGCCGAGTTGGGGGTGACGAGGATCGGAGATCGATCGGTCAAAGAAATATACGAAAATCAAGAAAAACTCGCTAAAGTGAGAAAGAATTATCAAGAGATATTTAGCAACTATGATGGTTTAGTATTCCAAGTTGATGGCACCCAGGATAAAGAGACTGTTCGAGAAAAAATAGTAACGTTCATTGAGGAAAATTTTGATTAG
- a CDS encoding DUF3095 domain-containing protein — MSAETFYADLPSLENFLDITDFRNFVSVPQDWLIIVTDIAGSTKAIESGRYKDVNLIGAASIVAILNIAKNIDIPFVFGGDGATILIPPTLLSAVQGALLATRHLAKNEFDFDLRIGIVPGYVVIERHYDVKVAKVKISENYTQAVFTGGGLAYANDLVKNAATADIYRLHNVVGSSQADFSGLECRWQDIPSKHGEIVSLLVMAISDDLVEISSVYKDVLHIIKEIYGEEADLHPVSAESLNLSFNENKLFKEVNLRSQSGSWLARQIYLSKIKLENYLGAFLMGFKVKTRDTDWGNYKQNLIAATDYKKFDDMLRMVIAGNTLQSEKLTKSLDNLYKEGKLVYGLHISDRAIMTCLVFERNGRQVHFVDGADGGYALAAKAMKSRMKSGFY; from the coding sequence ATGTCCGCCGAAACTTTCTATGCCGACTTACCTAGTTTAGAAAATTTTCTGGACATCACGGATTTCCGGAATTTTGTTTCTGTTCCTCAAGATTGGCTGATTATAGTCACGGATATTGCTGGTTCTACTAAAGCGATTGAGTCAGGCCGTTACAAAGATGTTAATTTAATTGGCGCGGCTTCTATTGTTGCTATTTTAAATATAGCTAAAAATATCGATATTCCCTTCGTATTCGGCGGTGATGGCGCTACAATTTTAATTCCCCCAACTCTTTTGTCGGCAGTGCAGGGAGCTTTACTAGCTACACGACATTTAGCTAAAAATGAATTTGACTTTGATTTACGGATTGGCATAGTTCCAGGGTATGTAGTTATAGAAAGGCACTATGATGTGAAAGTAGCTAAGGTAAAAATTTCTGAAAATTACACCCAAGCGGTATTTACCGGGGGCGGTCTAGCTTATGCCAACGACTTGGTTAAAAATGCTGCAACTGCTGATATTTACCGCCTTCATAATGTTGTTGGTTCTAGCCAAGCAGATTTTTCTGGTTTGGAGTGTCGCTGGCAAGATATACCGAGCAAACATGGGGAGATCGTGAGTTTGTTGGTGATGGCAATCAGCGATGATTTGGTAGAAATTAGCTCGGTTTACAAAGACGTTTTACATATTATTAAAGAGATTTACGGTGAGGAAGCCGATCTTCATCCGGTATCTGCCGAATCTCTCAATCTTTCGTTTAATGAAAATAAATTGTTCAAAGAAGTCAACCTTCGTTCCCAGTCAGGCAGTTGGTTAGCTCGACAAATATATCTATCAAAGATTAAATTGGAAAACTATTTAGGAGCTTTTTTGATGGGATTTAAAGTTAAAACACGGGATACAGATTGGGGCAATTATAAGCAAAACTTAATTGCCGCAACAGATTACAAAAAGTTTGATGATATGTTACGTATGGTTATTGCAGGTAATACTTTGCAAAGCGAAAAATTGACAAAATCTTTAGATAACCTATATAAAGAGGGGAAATTAGTTTATGGTTTACATATCTCCGATCGCGCCATCATGACCTGTCTGGTATTTGAGCGCAACGGTCGCCAAGTACATTTTGTGGATGGTGCAGATGGTGGCTATGCTTTAGCTGCCAAAGCGATGAAGTCAAGAATGAAATCGGGGTTTTACTGA
- a CDS encoding ATP-binding protein gives MLLTSMKWWKCEGMLQKGNLTVKSDLTILNQVLQWFDRFCFQNKSKLAWLGKEYDGIKLAFDEGFTNAVRHAHKNLPPETPIDIELSIWEDRLEIRIWDKGKPFNPDTLPEPEPGKLQEGGYGWFLMRRLTDRVSYERCADSRNCLILIKQKD, from the coding sequence ATGCTTCTTACTTCAATGAAATGGTGGAAATGCGAAGGAATGTTACAAAAAGGCAATTTGACCGTTAAGAGCGATTTAACCATCCTCAACCAAGTTCTCCAATGGTTTGACAGATTCTGCTTCCAGAATAAGTCTAAGCTTGCCTGGTTGGGCAAAGAATATGATGGCATCAAATTAGCTTTTGACGAAGGATTTACTAACGCCGTTCGCCACGCGCACAAGAATTTGCCGCCAGAAACGCCGATCGACATTGAGCTGAGTATATGGGAAGATCGCCTGGAAATCCGCATTTGGGATAAAGGTAAACCGTTTAATCCGGATACGTTACCGGAGCCGGAACCGGGTAAACTACAAGAAGGCGGCTATGGTTGGTTTTTGATGCGACGCCTTACCGATCGGGTGAGTTATGAAAGATGTGCGGATAGCCGGAATTGCCTAATCCTGATCAAACAAAAGGATTAG